The window ATCTACGTGTACAAGGTGCTGAAGCAAGTTCACCCTGACACTGGCATTTCTTCCAAGGCGATGGGAATAATGAATTCATTTGTGAATGATATCTTTGAGCGAATCGCAGGTGAGGCTTCTCGCTTAGCACATTACAACAAGCGGTCGACCATTTCTTCCCGGGAAATCCAGACTGCCGTGAGACTCCTGCTACCGGGCGAACTTGCTAAGCACGCCGTGTCCGAGGGTACTAAGGCAGTTACAAAGTACACCAGCTCGAAGTAAGCGGCATAATACTTATTTAAAAGCGAacggctcttttcagagccaccCACATACTCAGAAAAGAGCTCCACCTAATGTGACATTATTGCCA is drawn from Polypterus senegalus isolate Bchr_013 chromosome 15, ASM1683550v1, whole genome shotgun sequence and contains these coding sequences:
- the LOC120515827 gene encoding histone H2B 5-like codes for the protein MPEPKTAPAPKKGSKKAVSKSQVKGGKKRRKSRKESYSIYVYKVLKQVHPDTGISSKAMGIMNSFVNDIFERIAGEASRLAHYNKRSTISSREIQTAVRLLLPGELAKHAVSEGTKAVTKYTSSK